A DNA window from Engystomops pustulosus chromosome 10, aEngPut4.maternal, whole genome shotgun sequence contains the following coding sequences:
- the LOC140103664 gene encoding uncharacterized protein, which translates to MICCGSSAFSSLRTKRLNPLLQELILLQHSRPEPDPTHHQVQHRDIGEEDTDIGEEDTDIGEQDRDIGEDRDIGEKDRDIGEEDRDIGEEDRDIGEEDRDIGEEDRDIGEDRDIGEEDRDIGEEDRDIGEEDRDIGEEDTDIGEQDRDIGEKDRDIGEEDRDIGEEDRDIGEEDTDIGEEDRDIGEEDRDIGEEDRDIGEEDRDIGEQDRDIGVEDRDIGVEDRDIGEEDTDIGVEDRDIGVEDRDIGVEDRDIGEEDRDIGEEDRDIGEEDRDIGVEDRDIGVEDRDIGVEDRDIGEEDRDIGEEDRDIGEKDRDIGEEDRDIGEEDRDIGEEDRDIGEEDRDIGEKDRDIGEEDRDFGEQDRDIGEEDRDIGEEDTDIGEQDRDIGKGRDIGEQDRDIGEQDRGIRETSEEEEKRSLGQRIQEISTKDRDIGETAARAVQSG; encoded by the coding sequence ATGATTTGCTGTGGATCTTCTGCTTTCTCTTCCCTCAGGACCAAAAGACTGAATCCCCTTCTCCAAGAGCTCATTCTGCTCCAGCACAGCAGACCGGAGCCAGACCCGACGCATCATCAggtgcagcacagagacatcggggaggaagacacagacatcggggaggaagacacagacatcggggaacaggacagagacatcggggaggacagagacatcggggagaaggacagagacatcggggaggaagacagagacatcggggaggaagacagagacatcggggaggaagacagagacatcggggaggaagacagagacatcggggaggacagagacatcggggaggaagacagagacatcggggaggaagacagagacatcggggaggaagacagagacatcggggaggaagacacagacatcggggaacaggacagagacatcggggagaaggacagagacatcggggaggaagacagagacatcggggaggaagacagagacatcggggaggaagacacagacatcggggaggaagacagagacatcggggaggaagacagagacatcggggaggaagacagagacatcggggaggaagacagagacatcggggaacaggacagagacatcggggtggaagacagagacatcggggtggaagacagagacatcggggaggaagacacagacatcggggtggaagacagagacatcggggtggaagacagagacatcggggtggaagacagagacatcggggaggaagacagagacatcggggaggaagacagagacatcggggaggaagacagagacatcggggtggaagacagagacatcggggtggaagacagagacatcggggtggaagacagagacatcggggaggaagacagagacatcggggaagaagacagagacatcggggagaaggacagagacatcggggaggaagacagagacatcggggaggaagacagagacatcggggaggaagacagagacatcggggaagaagacagagacatcggggagaaggacagagacatcggggaggaagacagagacttcggggagcaggacagagacatcggggaggaagacagagacatcggggaggaagacacagacatcggggaacaggacagagacatagggaagggcagagacatcggggagcaggacagagacatcggggagcaggacagagggatCCGGGAAACTtcagaggaagaagagaagaggagcctgggacagcgCATCCAGGAGATCAGCAccaaggacagagacatcggggagactgcAGCCCGGGCCGTGCAATCAG